The Haloarchaeobius sp. HME9146 genome includes a region encoding these proteins:
- a CDS encoding alpha-glucosidase, whose translation MAGLEHDSDWWKEAVVYQVYPRSFNDTDGDGVGDLQGVIEKLDYLDELGVDVVWLNPVYESPNADNGYDIADYRSIMDEFGTMADWEDLLDGLHERGIALIMDLVVNHTSDEHEWFVQSRDPESEYRDWYWWREGVDADEVDWDTEEGPEGEAPPNDWGSFFGGPAWAYDDETEEWYLHLFDRKQPDLNWENTDVREEVFDMMQWWLEKGIDGFRMDVINLISKVEADAPDDAIPEHYFNGPRIHEYIQEMNEEVLEGENLLTVGEMIGDEMAMETARQYVGENGDGLSMIFHFEHMLLDRGHNIWEREELDLTEFKAVFDRWQHGLADDGWNSLYLNNHDQPRMVSRFGNDDEYRRESAKLLGTLLHTLQGTPYIYQGEELGMTNYPFESLDDYQDVDTVNPVQNAIDDGRIDSFEAVADDVRQNSRDNARTPMQWSDDEHAGFTDGEPWMQVNPNHEHINAEAEREDPDSVFHYYRALIDLRKEHDVVVYGEYDQLTPDHEELWAYTRTHGDEQLFVALNFSDSSTTMDVSESVDLGDDEATLLLGNYGQREEPADADALASLDLRPWEARVYRLEN comes from the coding sequence ATGGCTGGTCTCGAACACGACAGCGACTGGTGGAAAGAAGCAGTCGTCTACCAGGTCTACCCCCGCAGTTTCAACGACACCGACGGCGACGGCGTCGGTGACCTCCAGGGCGTCATCGAGAAGCTGGACTACCTCGACGAGCTTGGCGTCGACGTCGTCTGGCTCAATCCCGTCTACGAGTCCCCGAACGCGGACAACGGCTACGACATCGCCGATTATCGCTCTATCATGGACGAGTTCGGGACGATGGCCGACTGGGAAGACCTCCTCGACGGGCTCCACGAGCGCGGTATCGCCCTCATCATGGACCTCGTCGTCAACCACACCTCCGACGAGCACGAGTGGTTCGTCCAGTCGCGCGACCCCGAGAGTGAGTACCGCGACTGGTACTGGTGGCGAGAGGGCGTCGACGCGGACGAGGTGGACTGGGACACCGAGGAAGGGCCCGAGGGTGAAGCCCCACCGAACGACTGGGGCTCGTTCTTCGGCGGCCCGGCGTGGGCCTACGACGACGAGACCGAGGAGTGGTACCTCCACCTCTTCGACCGCAAGCAGCCCGACCTGAACTGGGAGAACACCGACGTTCGAGAGGAGGTGTTCGACATGATGCAGTGGTGGCTCGAGAAGGGCATCGACGGCTTCCGGATGGACGTCATCAACCTCATCTCGAAGGTTGAAGCAGACGCCCCGGACGATGCGATTCCGGAGCACTACTTCAACGGCCCGCGAATCCACGAGTACATCCAGGAGATGAACGAGGAGGTGCTCGAGGGCGAGAACCTGCTGACCGTCGGCGAGATGATCGGCGACGAGATGGCGATGGAGACCGCGCGCCAGTACGTCGGCGAGAACGGCGACGGTCTCAGCATGATATTCCACTTCGAGCACATGCTGCTCGACCGTGGGCACAACATCTGGGAGCGCGAAGAACTCGACCTCACCGAGTTCAAGGCCGTCTTCGACCGCTGGCAGCACGGCCTCGCCGACGACGGCTGGAACAGCCTCTACCTGAACAACCACGACCAGCCCCGGATGGTCTCCCGGTTCGGGAACGACGACGAGTACCGCCGCGAGTCCGCGAAGCTCCTCGGAACCCTCCTCCACACGCTCCAGGGAACGCCCTATATCTACCAGGGTGAAGAGCTGGGCATGACAAACTACCCCTTCGAGTCCCTCGACGACTACCAGGACGTGGACACGGTCAACCCGGTCCAGAACGCGATCGACGACGGTCGCATCGACTCGTTCGAGGCCGTGGCCGACGACGTGCGCCAGAACTCCCGAGACAATGCCCGGACCCCGATGCAGTGGTCCGACGACGAGCACGCCGGGTTCACCGACGGCGAGCCGTGGATGCAGGTCAATCCGAACCACGAGCACATCAATGCCGAAGCCGAGCGTGAGGACCCCGACTCTGTCTTCCACTACTACCGTGCCCTCATAGACCTCCGGAAGGAACACGACGTGGTCGTCTACGGCGAGTACGACCAGCTCACGCCCGACCACGAGGAACTCTGGGCATACACCCGGACCCACGGGGACGAGCAGCTTTTCGTCGCGCTCAACTTCTCGGATTCCTCGACGACGATGGACGTCTCCGAGTCGGTCGACCTCGGCGACGACGAGGCGACGCTCCTGCTCGGGAACTACGGCCAACGGGAGGAGCCAGCAGATGCCGACGCGCTCGCTTCGCTCGACCTGCGACCCTGGGAAGCACGAGTCTACCGTCTCGAAAACTGA
- a CDS encoding lamin tail domain-containing protein: MSQPEKVHHSDLQLDEIHNDPIGRDVNHLDEEYVRFQNTGDDPLNISGWTVENDAGDVYEFPEGTVVEPGEHVTLHTSSDDDTTWDYHWGSEKPVWANLEDTIAVRDADGTLRIRESYNK; encoded by the coding sequence ATGAGCCAACCCGAGAAAGTCCACCACAGTGACCTGCAGCTCGACGAGATCCACAACGACCCCATCGGCCGGGACGTGAACCACCTCGATGAGGAGTACGTGCGGTTCCAGAACACCGGAGACGACCCGCTGAACATCTCGGGCTGGACCGTCGAGAACGATGCCGGTGACGTGTACGAGTTCCCCGAGGGAACGGTCGTCGAACCCGGCGAGCACGTCACGCTCCACACCAGCAGCGACGATGACACCACGTGGGACTACCACTGGGGGTCGGAGAAGCCCGTCTGGGCGAACCTCGAAGACACGATAGCTGTCAGAGACGCCGACGGAACGCTCAGGATTCGCGAGTCGTACAACAAGTAA
- a CDS encoding class I SAM-dependent methyltransferase, with protein sequence MPPDQRPTVDAAYDKLAQTYESQEQDPYCTDFEFPATTELVPDVAGKRILDAGCGHGRYTEWLLERGATVVAVDKNEEMLEQARRRIGERAAIRQGDITAPLEFAADDEFDGVICGLSLHYVEDWRQPFREFARILKPGGFLVFSAQNPVDEYIAFEAENYFEVEQEVMTWSAGGEEVDVPFYRRPISEAINPLIETGFQLDELVEPTPKESFKEKKPESYEKRLRYPTFLCVRASRPE encoded by the coding sequence ATGCCGCCTGACCAGCGTCCCACCGTCGATGCGGCCTACGACAAGTTGGCACAGACGTACGAGTCGCAAGAACAGGACCCGTACTGCACGGATTTCGAGTTCCCTGCGACGACCGAGCTCGTTCCAGACGTGGCGGGGAAGCGGATTCTCGATGCGGGCTGTGGACACGGTCGCTACACAGAGTGGTTGCTCGAGCGTGGGGCAACTGTCGTCGCTGTCGACAAGAACGAGGAGATGCTCGAACAGGCGAGACGACGAATCGGTGAGAGAGCAGCGATCCGCCAGGGCGATATCACAGCACCACTCGAATTCGCCGCCGACGACGAGTTCGATGGCGTCATCTGCGGCCTATCGCTCCACTACGTCGAAGACTGGCGACAGCCCTTCAGGGAGTTCGCCCGCATCCTCAAGCCCGGTGGCTTCCTCGTGTTCTCGGCGCAGAATCCAGTCGACGAGTACATCGCGTTCGAGGCAGAGAACTACTTCGAGGTCGAACAGGAAGTGATGACGTGGTCGGCCGGCGGTGAGGAGGTCGACGTCCCGTTCTATCGCCGGCCGATCTCGGAGGCCATCAACCCACTCATCGAAACTGGCTTCCAACTGGACGAACTGGTCGAACCGACCCCGAAAGAGAGCTTCAAAGAGAAGAAGCCAGAATCCTACGAGAAGCGGCTGCGATATCCGACGTTCCTGTGTGTCCGAGCGTCGAGACCCGAATAG
- a CDS encoding IclR family transcriptional regulator produces MGTNESGRTLRTTETSLEVLETLREIGGARVTELAEEMGLAPSTMHAHLTTLKEKEYVVKSGDVYHLGLKFLSFGDYVANRKEAYRTAKSYTEQLANETECRAVFVVEENGRGVYLHTYSGKHAVWKYSTVGKRFNLHQTASGKALLSQLPESQVRVFADKWGLPAETENTITDVEALLDELAEIRETGIAFNEEEQLEGVKAVGVPVKGPDGRVVGAFSVASPANRVDEERFRSELPNILLGVANEFELEISLS; encoded by the coding sequence ATGGGCACGAACGAAAGCGGACGGACGTTGCGGACGACGGAGACCTCCCTCGAAGTGCTGGAGACACTCAGGGAGATCGGTGGAGCGAGGGTGACCGAACTGGCAGAGGAGATGGGGCTCGCTCCCAGTACGATGCACGCGCATCTCACGACGCTCAAAGAGAAAGAATACGTCGTCAAGTCGGGGGACGTCTACCATCTCGGTCTCAAGTTCCTCTCGTTCGGTGACTACGTGGCGAACCGGAAGGAAGCATACCGCACGGCGAAGTCCTACACGGAGCAGCTCGCGAACGAGACGGAGTGCCGGGCTGTCTTCGTCGTGGAGGAGAACGGACGCGGCGTCTACCTACACACGTACTCCGGGAAACACGCGGTCTGGAAGTACTCGACCGTGGGCAAGCGATTTAATCTCCACCAGACCGCATCCGGGAAGGCGCTACTCTCCCAGCTTCCCGAGAGTCAGGTCAGGGTGTTCGCGGACAAGTGGGGACTGCCCGCCGAGACGGAGAACACGATCACGGACGTCGAAGCCCTCCTGGACGAACTGGCCGAGATTCGCGAGACAGGAATCGCGTTCAACGAGGAGGAGCAACTGGAGGGTGTGAAGGCGGTCGGTGTCCCCGTGAAAGGTCCCGATGGCCGTGTCGTGGGTGCATTCAGCGTCGCCAGCCCGGCGAACCGGGTCGACGAAGAACGGTTCCGGAGCGAGCTTCCGAACATCCTCCTGGGTGTGGCGAACGAATTCGAACTCGAGATATCGCTTTCCTGA
- a CDS encoding DUF4350 domain-containing protein: MRRRDFLTSLTVAAAGTAIGNSASTVARAASGTIDSLEFDSSASLLDASGNTLTDDSLIAVKAETTADNDDADGNGDAVAYPYNTDIPLVAVDDSSAGTVVGFGATLVSDDANFRSDNEEFVLNVFDAYLGGSGTILYDEGHDAYHTLTGFSNMANYAETQQNYTVTGTSTLSSDLSTADAVWLTGPATAYTSSEKQDLADFVAGGGHVFIFDRADYSNFDETANLNDIADGLGLSFRFNDDQVTDNDNNGGVYYKPTTSRFDTTFDFFADRPGMEIDPDTTHLVDVVDVTDGDTANVRFDSGREENVRILGMDTPEKEQYQQYERTQEWEGIESLTYLADWGANATTWGQNELSGKTIELSFDPAEPGIFDTYDRLLGYIHYDATGDGVRDDFYNLRTVENGYARVYASAFSKYEQFYDAEVTAQQNGTNLWGQSDPSATDPIRNRTVDDQFFPDAASIKTSSGAISQSRVPVLAESTASQTGTPSVSYTDIPLVGVDEAANVAMVGSPFIDESYEQAEDYAVDTSTYENFTFLTNLLDWLSDSAGKVVIDGGHGQFSADYALSSEDVAYYQRYLEGVGIDFDQVNNLTSDNLSGARSLIVTSPPQSLTTSETDAISQFVANGGSVVLIGASTATSDARSNLNALAADLGSDLRLSDDQVEDDSNNVNSDATVPVSTRFDTSFPLFSAFDGSNTGGSGTLELVKVHADAEGTESENLNDEYIVFENTGSGSMELTNYVVEDEAGKSYTVPEFSLDAGARVTLHTGSGTDSATDLYWNRGSSVWNNSGDTVIVTDDSGAEIINRTYSGDGFDETGDDGSTSDGIVVKDVHEDAAGTDSENLNDEYVVFENAGSSAVDMTDYVCEDEAAHDYTFPSFTLDAGATVTLHTGSGTDTSTDLYWGRGSSVWNNSGDTVYLFDASGNTVLTHSY; this comes from the coding sequence ATGCGACGACGTGACTTCCTCACATCGCTCACGGTCGCGGCGGCGGGCACAGCAATCGGGAACTCGGCATCTACGGTGGCGCGAGCCGCCTCGGGCACCATCGACTCGCTGGAGTTCGACTCCTCAGCGAGCCTCCTCGACGCTTCGGGCAACACCCTGACCGACGACTCGCTCATCGCGGTGAAGGCGGAGACCACCGCCGATAACGACGACGCCGACGGGAACGGCGACGCGGTCGCATACCCCTACAACACCGACATCCCACTCGTTGCTGTTGACGACTCCAGCGCGGGCACGGTCGTCGGCTTCGGCGCGACGCTCGTCTCCGACGACGCGAACTTCAGGAGCGACAACGAGGAGTTCGTCCTCAACGTCTTCGACGCGTACCTCGGTGGCTCCGGGACCATCCTCTACGACGAGGGACACGACGCCTACCACACGCTCACCGGGTTCTCGAACATGGCGAACTACGCCGAGACCCAGCAGAACTACACGGTGACGGGCACCTCGACGCTCTCGTCGGACCTCTCGACCGCGGACGCGGTCTGGCTCACCGGGCCGGCGACCGCGTACACCAGCTCCGAAAAACAGGACCTCGCGGACTTCGTGGCAGGTGGCGGCCACGTGTTCATCTTCGACCGCGCCGACTACTCGAACTTCGACGAGACCGCGAACCTCAACGACATCGCGGACGGGCTCGGACTCTCGTTCCGCTTCAACGACGACCAGGTCACGGACAACGACAACAACGGTGGCGTGTATTACAAGCCGACGACCTCCCGGTTCGACACCACTTTCGACTTCTTCGCGGACCGGCCAGGGATGGAGATCGACCCGGACACGACACACCTCGTCGACGTCGTAGATGTAACCGACGGGGACACCGCGAACGTCCGGTTCGACTCCGGGCGCGAGGAGAACGTCCGCATCCTCGGGATGGACACGCCCGAGAAGGAGCAGTACCAGCAGTACGAGCGCACCCAGGAGTGGGAAGGAATCGAGTCCCTGACCTACCTCGCAGACTGGGGCGCGAACGCGACGACATGGGGGCAGAACGAGTTGAGTGGAAAGACCATCGAGCTCTCGTTCGACCCGGCAGAGCCGGGCATCTTCGACACCTACGACCGCCTGCTCGGGTACATCCACTACGACGCGACCGGTGACGGCGTCCGCGACGACTTCTACAACCTGCGCACGGTCGAGAACGGCTACGCCCGAGTCTACGCCTCCGCGTTCAGTAAGTACGAGCAGTTCTACGACGCCGAGGTCACGGCCCAGCAGAACGGGACGAACCTATGGGGCCAGAGCGACCCGTCGGCCACGGACCCCATCCGCAATCGGACCGTGGACGACCAGTTCTTCCCCGACGCGGCGTCGATCAAGACGAGTTCGGGAGCCATCAGCCAGTCCCGCGTGCCCGTGCTCGCGGAGTCGACGGCGAGCCAGACCGGGACCCCGAGCGTCTCGTACACCGACATCCCGCTCGTCGGCGTCGACGAGGCGGCCAACGTCGCGATGGTCGGCTCGCCGTTCATCGACGAGAGCTACGAACAGGCCGAGGACTACGCGGTCGACACGTCCACCTACGAGAACTTCACCTTCCTGACCAACCTGCTCGACTGGCTCTCGGATAGCGCAGGGAAGGTGGTCATCGACGGCGGTCACGGCCAGTTCAGCGCCGATTACGCACTCTCCAGCGAGGACGTGGCGTACTACCAGCGCTACCTCGAAGGCGTCGGCATCGACTTCGACCAGGTGAACAACCTCACGAGCGACAACCTCTCCGGCGCGCGCTCTCTCATCGTCACCTCGCCGCCACAGTCGCTTACCACGTCCGAGACCGACGCCATCTCGCAGTTCGTCGCGAACGGGGGCTCCGTCGTCCTCATCGGCGCGTCCACCGCGACGAGCGATGCCCGGTCGAACCTCAACGCGCTCGCGGCCGACCTCGGCAGCGACCTGCGCCTGAGCGACGACCAGGTCGAGGACGACTCGAACAACGTGAATTCGGACGCGACCGTCCCGGTCAGCACGCGATTCGACACCTCGTTCCCGCTGTTCTCGGCCTTCGACGGGAGCAACACCGGCGGGTCGGGCACGCTCGAACTCGTGAAGGTCCACGCTGACGCGGAAGGCACCGAGTCCGAGAACCTCAACGACGAGTACATCGTCTTCGAGAACACCGGCTCCGGGTCGATGGAACTCACGAACTACGTGGTCGAGGACGAGGCCGGCAAGAGCTACACCGTCCCCGAGTTCAGCCTCGATGCTGGGGCGCGGGTCACGCTCCACACCGGGAGTGGGACCGACTCGGCAACCGACCTCTACTGGAACCGAGGTTCCTCGGTCTGGAACAACTCCGGTGACACCGTCATCGTCACCGACGACTCGGGTGCCGAGATCATCAACCGCACCTACAGCGGCGATGGCTTCGACGAGACCGGCGACGACGGGAGTACCAGTGATGGCATCGTGGTCAAGGACGTCCACGAGGACGCAGCTGGCACCGACTCGGAGAACCTCAACGACGAGTACGTCGTCTTCGAGAACGCCGGCAGTTCGGCGGTCGACATGACCGACTACGTCTGCGAGGACGAGGCGGCCCACGACTACACCTTCCCGTCGTTCACCCTCGACGCGGGCGCGACCGTCACGCTCCACACCGGGAGCGGGACCGACACCAGCACCGACCTCTACTGGGGTCGTGGCTCCTCTGTGTGGAACAACTCGGGCGACACGGTCTACCTGTTCGACGCGAGCGGGAACACGGTGTTGACGCACTCGTACTGA
- the rdfA gene encoding rod-determining factor RdfA: MADESESSQGGRGKVARLIERYNLGEETGEDLVARWTGDGAERMSLRDLADYFNRELLRAALQENGTHPHDDEVESYYLRLTNPDFTAGDRIEIETQLESAGIDVDTLLSDFVSYQSIRTYVKNRGAEYEQTSDEAQLEKDAESIERLRSRLESVADERIDRLERTGRISVGDYSLLVEATVLCSDCGNQYDIAEFFRNEGCDCESATDESA; this comes from the coding sequence ATGGCCGACGAATCCGAGAGTTCGCAGGGCGGTCGAGGGAAGGTTGCTCGCCTCATCGAGAGATACAACCTCGGGGAGGAGACAGGCGAGGACCTCGTCGCTCGATGGACCGGTGACGGAGCTGAACGGATGAGCCTTCGAGATCTCGCGGACTATTTCAACCGGGAACTCTTGCGCGCTGCCCTCCAAGAGAACGGTACTCATCCCCACGATGACGAGGTCGAATCCTATTACCTCCGGCTGACCAACCCTGATTTCACAGCGGGGGACAGGATAGAGATCGAGACGCAACTCGAATCGGCTGGAATCGACGTCGATACACTCCTCTCGGACTTCGTCTCGTACCAGTCGATACGGACGTACGTGAAGAACCGTGGTGCCGAATACGAACAGACCAGCGACGAGGCCCAGCTCGAGAAGGACGCCGAGAGCATCGAGCGGCTCCGGTCACGCCTCGAATCGGTCGCAGACGAGCGAATCGACCGGTTGGAGCGGACCGGACGGATCTCGGTCGGTGATTACTCGCTCCTCGTCGAGGCGACCGTGCTCTGCTCTGACTGTGGGAACCAGTACGACATCGCCGAGTTCTTCAGAAACGAAGGCTGTGACTGCGAGTCGGCCACCGACGAATCTGCGTGA
- a CDS encoding Hsp20/alpha crystallin family protein: MATKRNPFEELQRFFDRMGDQFAEFNDTWTGWGQPMSDWGGVTFDAMPLDIQAVNDELVVAAELPGFERDEIDVTIDGNTLSISAEHAAESEDEQEGEFIHRERTQRSVKRSVTLPAAVEEDAVSATYKNGVLTVELKKSKKPKGKDIPIE; this comes from the coding sequence ATGGCAACGAAGCGTAACCCGTTCGAGGAGCTCCAGCGGTTCTTCGACAGGATGGGCGACCAGTTCGCGGAGTTCAACGACACCTGGACCGGCTGGGGGCAACCGATGAGCGACTGGGGTGGGGTGACTTTCGATGCGATGCCACTCGACATCCAGGCGGTGAACGACGAGCTTGTCGTCGCCGCGGAGCTGCCCGGTTTCGAGCGAGACGAAATCGACGTGACCATCGACGGGAACACACTCAGCATCAGTGCCGAGCACGCGGCCGAGAGCGAAGACGAACAGGAAGGTGAGTTCATCCACCGCGAACGGACCCAGCGGTCGGTCAAGCGGTCGGTGACCTTGCCTGCCGCGGTCGAGGAGGACGCCGTCTCGGCGACGTACAAGAACGGCGTGTTGACCGTCGAACTGAAGAAGTCCAAGAAACCGAAGGGGAAAGACATCCCCATCGAGTGA
- a CDS encoding AI-2E family transporter, with protein sequence MVDREGEGDGGDEVERNDETNQSKQMSSRTTLRALLLVAGILSALLVLPFLQPILLAGLLAYLARPAQVRLAPRLGRTIAAAVTMTATVVVVLAPVLLLLVVAATQAVLLLRGVEIPDIAAIEALFRGWLGTNPPDLSVLAEPVAGALQAGLQGILGGVVGFLGGVPAFLVGTVVFFFAFFSFLRDGDRLVVWIRSAIPLGPATMDELIERTDDLLWAAVVGNVIVAALQAVLTVLGFVAVGFDNIIFWGMTTFVLALLPIIGASVVWIPAVLYLLSTGQIPEAVGLLVYGSIVISGSDNVVRPFAMKRGAELDTGVLVIGIFGGIAVFGFLGLFIGPVVLGLAKTLVELLVRERGEHV encoded by the coding sequence ATGGTCGACCGTGAGGGTGAGGGCGACGGGGGTGACGAAGTGGAACGGAACGACGAGACCAACCAGAGCAAGCAGATGTCGTCCCGGACCACGTTACGAGCCCTGCTGCTGGTGGCGGGAATCCTCTCAGCGCTTCTGGTGTTGCCGTTCCTGCAGCCCATCCTGTTGGCCGGACTGCTGGCGTACCTCGCCAGACCGGCACAGGTACGGCTCGCGCCACGACTGGGGCGAACCATCGCGGCGGCCGTCACGATGACAGCGACCGTCGTGGTCGTCCTCGCCCCGGTACTGCTACTCCTCGTCGTCGCAGCGACCCAGGCCGTCCTCTTGCTCCGTGGAGTCGAGATACCCGACATCGCAGCTATCGAGGCGCTCTTTCGGGGTTGGCTCGGGACGAACCCCCCGGACCTCTCCGTGCTGGCCGAGCCGGTCGCAGGTGCGCTTCAGGCCGGCCTCCAGGGAATCCTGGGAGGTGTGGTCGGCTTCCTCGGCGGCGTCCCGGCCTTCCTGGTGGGGACGGTGGTATTCTTCTTCGCGTTCTTCTCCTTCCTGCGTGACGGGGACAGACTCGTCGTCTGGATTCGGTCCGCTATCCCCCTCGGCCCTGCCACGATGGACGAACTGATCGAGCGGACCGACGACCTCCTGTGGGCAGCGGTCGTGGGGAACGTCATCGTCGCGGCGCTACAGGCGGTACTGACCGTTCTCGGGTTCGTCGCCGTCGGTTTCGACAACATCATCTTCTGGGGCATGACGACGTTCGTACTGGCGCTGCTCCCCATCATCGGTGCCTCCGTGGTCTGGATTCCGGCCGTCCTCTATCTGCTCAGCACCGGACAAATCCCGGAGGCAGTGGGGCTGCTGGTGTACGGCTCCATCGTCATCAGTGGGTCGGACAACGTCGTCCGGCCGTTTGCGATGAAGCGTGGTGCTGAACTCGATACGGGCGTCCTCGTCATCGGTATCTTCGGAGGCATCGCGGTCTTCGGCTTCCTCGGGCTCTTCATCGGGCCCGTCGTGCTGGGACTGGCGAAGACGCTGGTCGAACTGCTCGTCCGAGAGCGAGGGGAGCACGTATAG
- a CDS encoding 3-keto-5-aminohexanoate cleavage protein gives MAYDGYSDYFDEKLIISVATTGGHQGKEANPNLPEQPEEIAQDLAECEEAGASIVHLHARDEDGQNTKDVARFQEMRDCIDEYCDDIIVNFTTGGGGIYPREERIAPVLETDPRPELATIDLGPINFGQTRTAENTREQNEEYAERMRDAGVKPELELFNPGQIPEAEHLIEEGLLDAPYWATVIFGMQNGMPPGPRNLINFVDNLPEPVEWQALAVGKHQLPMTTAAITMGGHVRVGMEDNVYYRKGELADSNAQLVRRTARIAEELERPIATPAEAREKLGL, from the coding sequence ATGGCGTACGACGGCTACAGCGACTATTTCGACGAGAAGCTCATAATCAGCGTGGCAACCACCGGCGGGCACCAGGGGAAGGAAGCGAACCCGAACCTGCCGGAACAGCCCGAGGAGATCGCACAGGACCTCGCCGAGTGCGAGGAGGCCGGTGCCTCCATCGTGCACCTGCACGCCCGTGACGAGGACGGCCAGAACACCAAGGACGTCGCCCGGTTCCAGGAGATGCGCGACTGCATCGACGAGTACTGTGACGACATCATCGTGAACTTCACCACCGGCGGCGGTGGCATCTACCCGCGCGAGGAGCGCATCGCGCCTGTCCTCGAGACGGACCCCCGACCGGAACTGGCCACCATCGACCTCGGCCCCATCAACTTCGGGCAGACGAGGACCGCCGAGAACACGCGCGAGCAGAACGAGGAGTACGCAGAACGGATGCGTGACGCGGGGGTGAAACCCGAACTGGAGCTGTTCAACCCCGGCCAGATACCCGAGGCCGAACACCTCATCGAAGAGGGACTCCTCGACGCCCCGTACTGGGCGACGGTTATCTTCGGCATGCAGAACGGGATGCCGCCGGGGCCGCGGAACCTGATCAACTTCGTCGACAACCTTCCCGAGCCGGTCGAGTGGCAGGCGCTGGCCGTCGGCAAACACCAGCTCCCGATGACGACCGCCGCGATAACCATGGGTGGGCACGTCCGGGTCGGCATGGAGGACAACGTCTACTACCGCAAGGGAGAGCTGGCAGATAGCAACGCCCAGTTGGTCCGTCGGACCGCCAGAATAGCCGAGGAACTCGAGCGTCCCATCGCGACCCCCGCCGAAGCACGAGAGAAACTCGGCCTCTGA
- a CDS encoding SDR family NAD(P)-dependent oxidoreductase, translated as MVSGSTAIVTGGGRGIGRAICCELAAEGADVVIADIDEDEMAETAALVEEEGVRGYPIHTDLRSFEDVEATVDEALAEFGTIEILVNNAGIAGPTAACEAVEPDEWDQTMAVNLRGPFYMCRQVLPSMKEQSYGRIVNIASVTGKRPLTQRTPYATTKMGLIGFTRTLAAEVGEDDINVNAVCPGSVDGPRIQRVFEEKANASGRTYEAVRSEAEAESPRRELVQREDIAQTVAFLCSSDADRITGQDVNVSAGKVMY; from the coding sequence ATGGTATCAGGAAGCACTGCCATCGTTACCGGTGGCGGTCGCGGTATCGGACGTGCTATCTGCTGTGAACTCGCAGCAGAGGGTGCCGACGTCGTCATCGCGGATATCGACGAGGACGAGATGGCCGAGACAGCAGCCCTCGTCGAGGAAGAAGGCGTGCGTGGCTATCCGATACACACAGACCTCCGGTCGTTCGAAGACGTGGAAGCGACGGTCGACGAGGCCCTGGCCGAGTTTGGAACAATCGAGATCCTGGTCAACAACGCGGGTATCGCAGGTCCGACAGCGGCCTGCGAAGCCGTCGAACCCGACGAGTGGGACCAGACGATGGCGGTGAACCTTCGCGGCCCGTTCTACATGTGCCGGCAGGTGCTTCCATCGATGAAGGAGCAATCGTACGGCCGCATCGTCAACATCGCGTCCGTGACCGGGAAGCGCCCGTTGACCCAGCGGACCCCCTATGCGACGACCAAGATGGGACTCATCGGGTTCACGCGCACGCTGGCCGCGGAGGTCGGTGAGGACGACATCAACGTGAACGCGGTCTGTCCCGGGTCGGTCGACGGTCCGCGAATCCAGCGAGTGTTCGAAGAGAAGGCCAACGCGTCCGGCCGGACGTACGAGGCGGTCAGGAGCGAGGCGGAGGCAGAGAGTCCTCGTCGAGAGCTCGTCCAGCGAGAGGACATCGCACAGACCGTGGCGTTCCTTTGCTCGTCGGATGCCGACCGAATCACTGGTCAGGACGTCAACGTCTCCGCCGGTAAAGTGATGTACTGA